A single window of Venturia canescens isolate UGA chromosome 3, ASM1945775v1, whole genome shotgun sequence DNA harbors:
- the LOC122407740 gene encoding synaptobrevin homolog 1-like, which produces MASTSRRNVSNNDEAANDYERESLLNNDSDQDEDTIYNKPGSSGEPVQVHGKMDNIKIQIREVTDVMRDNVQKVMDRGERLEDLQFASDRLNIAGSEFRNSARKARYAAWYRNLVAKFGIIAIIVIIFVIILVTVISKYS; this is translated from the exons ATGGCTTCGACGAGCAGACGCAATGTGTCAAACAATGATGAGGCTGCTAACGATTACGAGAGG GAAAGCCTGCTCAATAATGACAGTGACCAAGATGAAGACACGATATACAA TAAACCAGGCTCATCCGGCGAACCTGTGCAGGTCCATGGAAAAATGGATAA cattaaaattcaaaTCCGTGAGGTGACAGACGTTATGCGCGACAATGTACAAAAAGTCATGGACCGAGGAGAACGACTGGAAGATCTTCAGTTCGCAAGTGATCGTTTGAATATAGCTGGAtcagaatttcgaaattcagcTCGAAAAGCTCGTTACGCTGCCTGGTACAGGAACCTTGTAgcaaaatttggaataatTGCGATCATTGTCATCATATTTGTGATTATACTAG